In one Gossypium hirsutum isolate 1008001.06 chromosome D09, Gossypium_hirsutum_v2.1, whole genome shotgun sequence genomic region, the following are encoded:
- the LOC107892097 gene encoding uncharacterized protein isoform X1, which yields MIMSWRRVLKSAQALAAHSLLFCFTLLLLLKLDHLLSYSWWTIFFPLWMFHGVIARGRFSLPAPSVPHNRQWAPCHAIVAVPLLIAFELLLCIYLESVNVYGFPAVSLKVVFLPLLVFEIIILIDNFRMCRALMPGDDESISDEAIWETLPHFWVAISMVFFVAATVFTLLKLCGDVGALGWWDLFINFGIAECFAFLVCTKWSNPVIHRNSPAIEVGPSTATIRYLDWNSGLVVAPEEDQQQDTMCGLQDIGGHLMKIPIIGFQVLLCMYLEGTPPGARDIPLPVLFSPLFLLQGVGVLFAASILIERIVLLLRSGAGTGLYFRFSSRAHDCLGFLHHGSRLLGWWSIDEGSREEQARLYHDGASGYNTFSGYPPEIVKKMPKKDLAEEVIMVLLTFGGFRQLLVSNQKSPNIVSRSLRGFKMKKCYVGFALRERYVWFCSLVGIVFFAVPAARSVENALSVGSPSKNAYLYTMFKWKCRANIK from the exons atgattatGAGTTGGAGAAGAGTTTTGAAGTCAGCTCAGGCTTTGGCAGCCCATAGCTTGCTTTTTTGTTTCACGCTTTTGCTTCTTCTTAAGCTAGATCATCTTCTTTCTTACTCTTGGTG GACAATATTTTTCCCGCTTTGGATGTTTCATGGAGTTATTGCACGTGGAAGGTTTTCCTTACCTGCCCCTTCAGTTCCCCATAATCGCCAA TGGGCACCATGTCATGCCATTGTAGCAGTACCACTACTAATTGCTTTTGAGCTGCTTCTCTGTATATATCTTGAGAGTGTAAATG TTTATGGATTTCCTGCTGTAAGCTTGAAGGTCGTCTTCCTTCCACTATTGGTGTTTGAAATAATTATTCTAATTGACAATTTCAG aATGTGTAGAGCTCTGATGCCAGGGGATGATGAAAGCATTAGTGATGAAGCAATATGGGAGACTCTACCT cacttttggGTTGCAATTTCAATGGTCTTCTTTGTTGCTGCTACAGTCTTCACCCTTCTGAAGTTATGTG GTGATGTAGGTGCTCTTGGCTGGTGGGACTTGTTCATAAATTTTGG TATTGCTGAGTGCTTTGCTTTTCTTGTGTGTACAAAGTGGTCCAATCCTGTAATTCATAGAAATTCCCCAGCAATAGAAGTTGGTCCATCTACTGCAACTATTAGATATCTTGACTGGAACAGTGGCTTAGTAGTTGCTCCCGAGGAAGACCAGCAGCAGGATACAATGTGTGGCCTGCAAGATATTGGTGGTCACCTCATGAAAATTCCAATAATTGGTTTCCAAGTCCTTCTCTGCATGTATTTAGAG GGAACACCTCCTGGTGCTAGAGATATACCACTTCCAGTTTTGTTCTCTCCTCTTTTCCTATTGCAAGGGGTTGGTGTGTTGTTTGCTGCCTCAATATTAATAGAGAGAATTGTACTTTTACTACGGAGTGGGGCTGGCACAGGATTGTACTTCAGATTCTCATCCCGAGCTCATGATTGCTTGGGATTCTTGCACCATGGTTCTAG GTTATTAGGTTGGTGGTCAATTGATGAAGGAAGTAGAGAGGAACAGGCACGCCTTTATCATGATGGGGCCTCTGG GTATAACACCTTCTCTGGCTATCCACCTGAGATAGTTAAGAAAATGCCTAAAAAGGATCTAGCTGAGGAGGTGATTATGGTTCTCCTAAC GTTTGGAGGCTTCAGGCAGCTCTTGGTGAGCAATCAGAAATCACCAAATATAGTCAGCAGGAGTTTGAGAGGCTTCAAAAT GAAAAAGTGTTATGTAGGGTTTGCTTTGAGAGAGAGATACGTGTGGTTTTGCTCCCTTGTAGGCATCGTATTCTTTGCAG TACCTGCTGCGAGAAGTGTAGAAAATGCCCTATCTGTCGGGTCTCCATCGAAGAACGCTTACCTGTATACGATGTTTAAATGGAAGTGCAGAGCAAATATCAAATAA
- the LOC107892097 gene encoding uncharacterized protein isoform X2 yields MIMSWRRVLKSAQALAAHSLLFCFTLLLLLKLDHLLSYSWWTIFFPLWMFHGVIARGRFSLPAPSVPHNRQWAPCHAIVAVPLLIAFELLLCIYLESVNVYGFPAVSLKVVFLPLLVFEIIILIDNFRMCRALMPGDDESISDEAIWETLPHFWVAISMVFFVAATVFTLLKLCGDVGALGWWDLFINFGIAECFAFLVCTKWSNPVIHRNSPAIEVGPSTATIRYLDWNSGLVVAPEEDQQQDTMCGLQDIGGHLMKIPIIGFQVLLCMYLEGTPPGARDIPLPVLFSPLFLLQGVGVLFAASILIERIVLLLRSGAGTGLYFRFSSRAHDCLGFLHHGSRLLGWWSIDEGSREEQARLYHDGASGYNTFSGYPPEIVKKMPKKDLAEEVWRLQAALGEQSEITKYSQQEFERLQNEKVLCRVCFEREIRVVLLPCRHRILCSTCCEKCRKCPICRVSIEERLPVYDV; encoded by the exons atgattatGAGTTGGAGAAGAGTTTTGAAGTCAGCTCAGGCTTTGGCAGCCCATAGCTTGCTTTTTTGTTTCACGCTTTTGCTTCTTCTTAAGCTAGATCATCTTCTTTCTTACTCTTGGTG GACAATATTTTTCCCGCTTTGGATGTTTCATGGAGTTATTGCACGTGGAAGGTTTTCCTTACCTGCCCCTTCAGTTCCCCATAATCGCCAA TGGGCACCATGTCATGCCATTGTAGCAGTACCACTACTAATTGCTTTTGAGCTGCTTCTCTGTATATATCTTGAGAGTGTAAATG TTTATGGATTTCCTGCTGTAAGCTTGAAGGTCGTCTTCCTTCCACTATTGGTGTTTGAAATAATTATTCTAATTGACAATTTCAG aATGTGTAGAGCTCTGATGCCAGGGGATGATGAAAGCATTAGTGATGAAGCAATATGGGAGACTCTACCT cacttttggGTTGCAATTTCAATGGTCTTCTTTGTTGCTGCTACAGTCTTCACCCTTCTGAAGTTATGTG GTGATGTAGGTGCTCTTGGCTGGTGGGACTTGTTCATAAATTTTGG TATTGCTGAGTGCTTTGCTTTTCTTGTGTGTACAAAGTGGTCCAATCCTGTAATTCATAGAAATTCCCCAGCAATAGAAGTTGGTCCATCTACTGCAACTATTAGATATCTTGACTGGAACAGTGGCTTAGTAGTTGCTCCCGAGGAAGACCAGCAGCAGGATACAATGTGTGGCCTGCAAGATATTGGTGGTCACCTCATGAAAATTCCAATAATTGGTTTCCAAGTCCTTCTCTGCATGTATTTAGAG GGAACACCTCCTGGTGCTAGAGATATACCACTTCCAGTTTTGTTCTCTCCTCTTTTCCTATTGCAAGGGGTTGGTGTGTTGTTTGCTGCCTCAATATTAATAGAGAGAATTGTACTTTTACTACGGAGTGGGGCTGGCACAGGATTGTACTTCAGATTCTCATCCCGAGCTCATGATTGCTTGGGATTCTTGCACCATGGTTCTAG GTTATTAGGTTGGTGGTCAATTGATGAAGGAAGTAGAGAGGAACAGGCACGCCTTTATCATGATGGGGCCTCTGG GTATAACACCTTCTCTGGCTATCCACCTGAGATAGTTAAGAAAATGCCTAAAAAGGATCTAGCTGAGGAG GTTTGGAGGCTTCAGGCAGCTCTTGGTGAGCAATCAGAAATCACCAAATATAGTCAGCAGGAGTTTGAGAGGCTTCAAAAT GAAAAAGTGTTATGTAGGGTTTGCTTTGAGAGAGAGATACGTGTGGTTTTGCTCCCTTGTAGGCATCGTATTCTTTGCAG TACCTGCTGCGAGAAGTGTAGAAAATGCCCTATCTGTCGGGTCTCCATCGAAGAACGCTTACCTGTATACGATGTTTAA